A single window of Salvia splendens isolate huo1 chromosome 6, SspV2, whole genome shotgun sequence DNA harbors:
- the LOC121808937 gene encoding rosmarinate synthase-like translates to MMKKMKMMVKETAPAKLRSTIWISNLDTILPENYLTRTHIFYRPTAVLDFFDAVVLKAALARTLSEFYPMAGKLDRDAKGCIEIDCNGEGAAFVEAEAEADLNDLGDFAPYPDFCLTPKVDYSQGISSFPLLLVQVTRFKCGGVCLGVAMDHQVKDGISALHIL, encoded by the exons atgatgaagaagatgaagatgatggTGAAGGAGACGG CGCCGGCGAAGCTGAGGTCCACGATATGGATCTCCAATCTGGACACCATTTTGCCGGAAAACTACCTCACTCGTACTCATATCTTTTACCGTCCAACCGCCGTCCTTGATTTTTTCGATGCAGTGGTGCTCAAGGCGGCCCTCGCGCGGACCCTCTCAGAGTTCTACCCCATGGCGGGGAAGCTCGATAGGGACGCGAAAGGCTGCATTGAAATCGACTGCAACGGTGAGGGAGCAGCGTTCGTTGAGGCAGAGGCCGAGGCCGACCTCAACGACTTAGGGGACTTCGCCCCCTACCCCGATTTCTGCCTCACCCCCAAAGTGGATTATTCTCAAGGAATTTCTTCCTTCCCACTATTACTAGTTCAG GTGACACGATTCAAATGCGGGGGAGTATGCCTAGGTGTTGCAATGGATCATCAAGTGAAGGATGGAATTTCCGCTTTGCATATTCTCTGA
- the LOC121807581 gene encoding uncharacterized protein LOC121807581 has product MPRNISHPAHPHPLSQEKVAGNCAVCETHMRWEVGYHCSDAACDFHLHLRCASSMGVVADLDSHSTTHPSHPQHQLRFWRRPGKSCYFKCDACGTREMGSSYACVACQYWIHERCAAFPVTEWFPHHHHSLSLDFHFPIEYVVFNFKCDICRKPLLRKHWVYHCRLCRYVVHIKCAIDASSSHNTLFTTLDLLAGLCPDPMDCLPAHSKFLCCFDKTSIWYFT; this is encoded by the exons ATGCCGAGAAACATCTCGCATCCCGCGCACCCTCACCCGCTTTCCCAGGAGAAAGTGGCGGGAAACTGCGCGGTCTGCGAGACGCACATGAGGTGGGAGGTCGGCTACCACTGCTCGGACGCGGCCTgcgatttccacctccacttgAGGTGCGCGTCGAGCATGGGTGTGGTGGCCGACCTCGATAGTCACAGCACGACCCACCCGAGCCACCCCCAACACCAGCTCAGGTTCTGGAGGCGGCCGGGGAAGTCGTGCTATTTCAAGTGCGACGCATGCGGCACGAGGGAGATGGGCTCCTCGTACGCGTGCGTCGCGTGCCAGTACTGGATACACGAGAGGTGCGCGGCGTTTCCGGTCACCGAGTGGTTCCCACACCACCACCATAGTCTCTCGCTGGACTTTCACTTTCCTATAGAATATGttgtgtttaattttaaatGTGACATATGTCGCAAGCCATTGCTGCGGAAACATTGGGTGTATCATTGCAGACTTTGCAGATATGTCGTCCATATCAAGTGCGCCATCGATGCATCGTCGAGTCACAATACTTT GTTCACCACTTTGGATTTGCTTGCTGGCCTCTGCCCAGATCCGATGGACTGTCTTCCTGCTCACTCCAAATTCCTTTGCTGTTTTGACAAAACCTCCATATGGTATTTTACCTAA
- the LOC121808939 gene encoding uncharacterized protein LOC121808939 → MLLVSPSSSREDDGDDDDDDFGYGEKSQVACDGCTAPIHPHKSKYYSCVEGKYFLHSTCFRLPQTFTPHHPLHPNHTTPLKLQTCPKLDTIKCNICKFYTNGLFYSCAECDFKADVKCASLPSVIKHRAHSQPRHRLKLVESKDYTDSLHVRCIGCSNFLVRPGAIFYSCQSCEFILCCACVLLPASDDTCYLDQHVLPLAFNAAADHPGKFYCDECEREMNPKCWMYHCRHCDTSYHPSCIHTLSGYDRNFKYGKEFNIETLHGHPLRVQRLIRKFRCHVCGRKEKNDAGFQCASCDFFACGCNLLSTDDPLPLI, encoded by the coding sequence atgctcttagtctcACCATCATCTTCTCGTGAGGATGACGGTGATGACGACGATGATGATTTTGGCTATGGAGAAAAATCACAAGTGGCATGTGACGGGTGCACTGCACCAATACATCCCCACAAATCAAAATACTACAGCTGTGTGGAAGGCAAATACTTTCTCCACTCCACCTGCTTCCGTCTCCCCCAAACCTTCACCCCACACCACCCCCTCCACCCCAACCACACCACCCCACTGAAACTCCAAACTTGCCCCAAACTCGACACCATCAAATGCAACATTTGCAAATTCTACACAAACGGACTATTCTACTCCTGCGCAGAATGCGACTTCAAAGCCGACGTAAAATGCGCTTCTCTCCCGTCCGTGATCAAACACCGGGCCCACTCGCAGCCCCGACATCGCCTCAAGCTGGTCGAGAGCAAGGACTACACGGACTCCCTCCACGTCCGCTGCATCGGGTGCAGCAACTTCCTCGTGCGCCCGGGAGCCATATTCTACTCGTGCCAGAGCTGCGAATTCATCCTCTGCTGCGCGTGCGTACTGCTGCCGGCGTCAGACGACACGTGCTACCTGGACCAGCACGTGCTGCCGCTGGCGTTCAATGCGGCCGCGGACCACCCCGGGAAATTCTACTGCGATGAGTGCGAGCGGGAGATGAATCCCAAGTGTTGGATGTATCACTGCCGCCACTGTGATACGTCCTACCATCCGAGTTGCATTCATACCTTGTCAGGATATGATAGAAACTTTAAGTATGGGAAAGAATTCAATATTGAGACCCTTCACGGCCATCCTCTCAGAGTTCAGCGTCTCATTAGGAAATTTCGTTGCCACGTCTGTGGTAGGAAAGAGAAGAATGATGCTGGATTTCAATGTGCATCCTGCGATTTCTTTGCGTGTGGATGCAACCTATTGTCCACTGATGATCCTCTTCCTCTCATTTGA